In Podospora pseudoanserina strain CBS 124.78 chromosome 5, whole genome shotgun sequence, a single window of DNA contains:
- a CDS encoding hypothetical protein (COG:S; EggNog:ENOG503NTX3), whose translation MKRYTGVVIRVGKSVEGSRYKQDVRMGQGKRVFVCVDECFQPAFRDRSSPQCGEIGARFRVSGSVLHVVVVHFVVSIPYPRAFPAQTQGSTTGWTILTACRYSTLLSFSSSPAAAASQVAVLVANMPFGILDCKKMEVVPGTAFMSDQDDLPPEFSCIPRDQLKHGTGRYKNVILVPQPSDSPNDPLNWPQWRKELILLITSLSAAVVGAYGPMLSPGFVEIAHNLDITLDALAQSTAWLILCIGLGLFITNPLAKIIGRRPIYLVAILIMFITCIWGAAVKEYDSFLASRIIAGIGMAPYEVLVQCTIGDLYFVHERATRIAVWNLFLLTGISGGALVAGYIIEREGYQWTFGVCAILFGVLGLGVILAVPETAYRRDAVVPVPVAKGKEETEEGSVRKMRLGREHEVQLQHVSSFTEGGHGPNVTEQARLEAAERKHTYWESLRVYTGRYSRAPGWKPFVRPVVLLFYPAVFWGFLVYGTVITWIVVFSVVNAVIFVNPPYNFTISQTGLISLSPFILTIIGELISGPLNDWICIYLTKKNRGIYEPEFRLPLMAVSLITGVVGFFGFGASIEYQTHWSGPVLCFGLANMSLVFAATCVFGYIVDSYRELNEEAFVAINTRNLLTFGLTYFVNGWLQQQGPLVVFCILGALFVFVTLLTIPLWIFGKKFRSFTGRNRWLQRFMNDNE comes from the exons ATGAAGCGTTACACCGGGGTCGTGATTCGTGTGGGGAAGTCTGTGGAAGGAAGTAGGTATAAGCAGGATGTTAGGATGGGACAAGGGAAAAGAGTATTTGTTTGTGTTGACGAGTGCTTTCAACCTGCCTTCAGGGACCGATCGTCTCCTCAATGTGGGGAGATTGGCGCGCGGTTCAGAGTTTCCGGGTCTGTGCTtcacgtcgtcgtcgtccattTTGTTGTTTCCATCCCATATCCGCGTGCCTTCCCCGCTCAGACCCAAGGTTCGACCACAGGGTGGACTATTTTAACTGCTTGCCGCTACTCTACACTGCTCAgcttttcctcttcccctgcaGCTGCGGCTTCACAAGTCGCAGTACTGGTTGCAAACATGCCTTTCGGAATACTGGACTGTAAAAAGATGGAAGTCGTGCCTGGCACGG CTTTCATGTCTGACCAAGATGACCTCCCTCCCGAATTTTCCTGCATACCACGAGATCAACTGAAACACGGCACCGGCCGTTACAAAAACGTGATTCTCGTCCCTCAGCCATCTGACAGCCCCAACGACCCCCTCAAC TGGCCACAATGGCGAAAGGAACTCATCCTCCTAATtacctccctctccgccgccgtcgtcggaGCCTACGGTCCCATGCTGTCCCCCGGCTTTGTCGAAATAGCCCACAACCTTGACATTACCCTTGACGCCCTCGCCCAGTCTACCGCCTGGCTCATCCTCTGCATAGGCCTCGGGTtgttcatcaccaaccccttaGCCAAAATCATCGGCCGCCGACCCATCTACCTCGTTGCTATCCTCATCATGTTCATTACTTGCATCTGGGGCGCTGCAGTCAAGGAGTACGACTCCTTTCTGGCAAGTAGAATTATTGCGGGTATCGGCATGGCACCCTATGAGGTCTTGGTACAGTGCACAATTGGAGACTTGTACTTCGTTCACGAGCGGGCGACGAGGATTGCGGTGTGGAATTTATTTTTGCTGACGGGAATCAGCGGGGGCGCGTTGGTGGCTGGGTATATAATCGAGCGGGAGGGGTACCAATGGACGTTTGGGGTGTGCGCGATTCtgtttggggttttggggttgggtgttaTTCTTGCAGTACCGGAGACGGCCTATAGGAGGGACGCGGTTGTTCCTGTGCCTGTGGcaaagggaaaagaagaaacagaagAGGGCAgtgtgaggaagatgaggctggggagggagcatGAGGTGCAGTTGCAGCATGTTTCTTCTTTTACTGAGGGAGGACATGGGCCGAATGTCACCGAACAGGCAAGGTTGGAAGCGGCCGAGAGAAAGCATACTTATTGGGAGTCGTTGAGGGTCTATACTGGGCGGTACTCTCGAGCTCCGGGGTGGAAGCCGTTTGTGAGACCCGTGGTATTGTTGTTTTATCCAGCTGTGTTTTGGGGATTCCTAGTATACG GAACCGTCATCACTTGGATTGTCGTTTTTTCCGTCGTGAACGCAGTCATTTTTGTAAACCCTCCATACAACTTCACCATCAGTCAGACCGGCCTGATCAGCTTATCCCCGTTCATCTTGACCATCATCGGCGAGCTCATTTCAGGTCCTCTTAACGATTGGATCTGCATCTACCTCACCAAGAAAAACAGGGGAATCTACGAGCCAGAGTTTCGTCTCCCTCTCATGGCCGTTTCTCTGATAACGGGagttgttggtttttttggattTGGCGCCTCTATTGAGTACCAGACACATTGGTCAGGTCCAGTGCTGTGCTTTGGGCTGGCCAACATGAGCTTGGTGTTTGCCGCCACCTGTGTGTTTGGATACATTGTGGACAGTTACCGTGAACTGAACGAAGAGGCATTTGTGGCCATAAATACTAGGAATCTGTTGACATTTGGCTTGACCTACTTTGTCAATGGGTGGCTGCAACAGCAGGGTCCGCTTGTTGTGTTTTGTATCCTCGGGGCGCTGTTTGTCTTTGTCACTTTGTTGACAATCCCGTTATG GATCTTTGGCAAGAAATTCAGAAGCTTTACCGGGCGGAATCGATGGCTCCAGAGGTTCATGAATGATAATGAGTAA
- a CDS encoding hypothetical protein (COG:S; EggNog:ENOG503PBPN): MASSASGAAVHVSTRASTTITASSPPKSTIHDVLGPTVAGPIMPATEPLPLALAGTGPAGNNPIGINDMGLEARARCNQCGRRRTTCHHPQRPQSPAPPVAPAVTLPPPTSPSFQLSSVNPITNGSLSAAYLPLFPHQQRPRRLSKLKHRNLTATFAAPLIKSDGPPPLTAADFLAASARSSSSSSRPVPVSSTSNAMEPPVLSFYGKEPVPLPTRFAQIKRSLVEGHEAELEASWARLIEALRDEVDDIAQRGSHLTPSIDFADMDNAESRAAFSRDLKRYGLGLIRGVVPRTDAQVTIDETVKYLEKQTDFKEPTPQDPTCFDFFWTPAQVRTRAHPRVMAAQKFAMSLWDNNADDRMVTRFPIAYADRLRIHGANIGGVGPDAPAGKKKKAEDDSVANDSKSLTPDEEAQKAALELELLGDFASSTVIAQVDNGSLERWEPDGYGRGGTYQAVFNGEWEKYDPWDPTHRVSATSDLYNGYGACSVFRMYQGVVALSTIEPGLIRLLPSPKLATAYFLLRPFFSPKTKAPERRDGPEWEAFLDPSNWALDKEQSTIIHGAVPGHAQRLTELWHPHLHLRKTLVTIPTLQTGDYIVWHPDLAYHITSNPNVMASRAPTPPPMGDEDKPPSRPVSILVYVPAAPLTQNNALYLARQRKTFQRGHPSPDFDSTGSGLGSEATHIGRVGETEIAEIGGPAGLQAMGLAPFDVAPTPPADINGGSPDADVEMDDSVAAAAAGKSNSVTRAEAEVARLANIILFPDRYDFYMAKRTGNTRKRSRDEAESESSPAPTSEVKREDKGKGKEQDTDAGR, from the coding sequence ATGGCAAGCTCAGCAAGCGGCGCCGCCGTCCATGTTTCGACGAGGGCGTCGACCACAAtaacagcctcctccccgccaaaaTCTACGATACACGACGTGCTGGGGCCAACGGTGGCAGGGCCAATAATGCCAGCAACAGAACCGCTACCGCTGGCCCTCGCTGGAACCGGTCCGGCTGGCAATAACCCGATTGGTATTAACGACATGGGTCTCGAGGCACGAGCTCGGTGCAACCAATGCGGACGACGGCGCACGacctgccaccaccctcaacgcCCGCAGTCTCCGGCACCACCAGTTGCCCCAGCCGTCACGCTCCCGCCgcccacctccccgtcctTCCAGCTGTCCTCCGTAAATCCAATTACCAACGGAAGTCTCAGCGCCGCCTACCTCCCCTTGTTTCCGCACCAGCAGCGCCCCCGCAGgctctccaagctcaagcacCGCAACCTTACGGCCACCTTTGCCGCCCCGCTAATAAAAAGCGATGGTCCTCCCCCGTTAACCGCTGCTGATTTCCTCGCTGCTTCTgcccgcagcagcagcagcagcagcaggcccGTCCCCGTCAGCAGCACCTCCAACGCCATGGAGCCCCCCGTGCTGTCTTTTTACGGCAAGGAGCCCGTCCCGCTGCCCACCCGTTTCGCCCAGATCAAGCGCAGCCTCGTCGAGGGCCAtgaggccgagctcgaggccTCGTGGGCCCGTCTGATCGAGGCCCTGCGAGACGAGGTCGACGACATTGCTCAGCGCGGCTCCCACCTCACGCCAAGCATCGACTTTGCCGACATGGACAATGCCGAGAGCAGGGCTGCCTTCTCTCGCGATCTCAAGCGCTACGGCCTGGGCCTGATCCGCGGGGTCGTGCCCCGCACCGACGCACAGGTCACCATCGACGAGACGGTCAAGTATCTCGAGAAGCAGACCGACTTCAAGGAGCCCACGCCCCAGGATCCGACATGCTTTGACTTTTTCTGGACCCCCGCCCAGGTGCGCACCCGCGCCCATCCCCGCGTCATGGCTGCCCAGAAATTCGCCATGTCGCTGTGGGACAACAACGCCGACGACCGCATGGTCACGCGCTTCCCCATCGCCTATGCCGATCGTTTGCGCATCCACGGCGCCAACATCGGAGGGGTGGGTCCGGATGCGCCGgctggcaagaagaagaaggccgaagACGATAGTGTGGCAAACGACAGCAAAAGCCTGACCCCGGACGAGGAGGCGCAAAAGGCTGCGCTCGAACTGGAGCTGCTGGGTGATTTTGCCTCGTCCACCGTGATTGCGCAGGTCGACAATGGCAGCTTGGAGCGCTGGGAGCCCGACGGATATGGGCGTGGAGGCACCTACCAGGCTGTGTTCAACGGCGAGTGGGAAAAGTATGACCCATGGGACCCAACCCACCGGGTCAGCGCCACGTCTGATCTCTACAACGGTTACGGCGCATGCAGCGTCTTCCGCATGTACCAGGGTGTCGTCGCCCTGAGCACCATCGAGCCTGGTCTTATACGCCTGCTCCCTAGCCCCAAGCTGGCCACCGCCTACTTTCTGCTCCgtcctttcttttcccccaagaccaaggctCCAGAACGCCGTGATGGCCCCGAGTGGGAAGCCTTCCTGGACCCGTCCAACTGGGCGCTCGACAAGGAGCAatccaccatcatccacgGTGCTGTTCCTGGCCACGCGCAACGGTTGACGGAGCTGTGGCATCCTCACCTGCACCTTCGCAAGACTCTTGTCACCATCCCGACCCTGCAGACGGGCGACTACATTGTCTGGCATCCCGACCTGGCCTATCAcatcacctccaaccccaacgtcaTGGCGAGCCGCGcaccaacgccgccgcccatGGGCGATGAAGACAAGCCCCCTAGCCGCCCCGTCTCGATCCTCGTCTACGTCCCGGCCGCGCCGCTCACACAAAACAACGCCCTCTACCTTGCACGCCAGCGCAAGACCTTTCAGCGAGGTCACCCCAGTCCCGACTTTGACTCCACCGGCAGCGGGCTCGGAAGCGAGGCGACACACATTGGTCGTGTTGGTGAGACCGAGATTGCCGAGATTGGTGGGCCAGCGGGACTGCAAGCCATGGGTCTTGCGCCCTTTGACGTTGCACCCACGCCGCCCGCCGACATCAACGGTGGCAGCCCGGATGCCGATGTCGAGATGGACGACTCTGTCGCCGCCGCAGCTGCCGGCAAATCCAACTCTGTCACTAGGGCCGAGGCTGAAGTCGCCAGGTTggccaacatcatcctgtTTCCCGACCGGTACGACTTCTACATGGCCAAGAGGACAGGCAACACCAGGAAGCGGAGCAGGGATGAAGCCGAGAGCGAGTCGTCGCCGGCTCCAACGTCAGAGGTCAAGCGCgaggacaagggcaagggcaaagaACAGGACACAGATGCGGGTCGGTGA
- a CDS encoding hypothetical protein (EggNog:ENOG503NWST; MEROPS:MER0019759; COG:E; COG:O) yields the protein MFRSTSTVLARGRFLIPSTPLRCASPSATFVALRPSAPARFVSSLSANPKRATPRRLPIRPSPAVALTSFRSCSHASHQRRRAAMTDRDILPDTFKPVHYDLVITDLDFTTWSYKGTVTIEGQLTKPTTEIVLNTLELKLLNSRIEISQSKSDQSWESSNFTEDTKSQRSTITFAEQLPASPKASLTVEFTGELNHDMAGFYRSQYKPVAPPAASVPHDDEFYYMLSTQFESCDARRAFPCFDEPNLKATFDFAIEIPDDQVALSNMPVKETKPATQGKKLVSFERSPIMSTYLLAWAVGDFEHIEAFTDREYNGKKIPVRVYTTRGLKEQGQWALQHAPKIIDYFSERFEIDYPLPKSDILAVHEFTHGAMENWGLVTYRMTAILFDEKLSEARFRNRIAYVVAHELAHQWFGNLVTMDWWDELWLNEGFATWAGWLATDHLHPDWDVWPQFINEGMDQAFSLDAVRSSHPIQVEVRDALDVNQIFDKISYLKGCSMIRMLASHLGVKTFLKGIAIYLKKHQYSNAKTEALWAALSEASGTDVNTLMQNWIEKVGFPVLTVTEEDQRISVKQSRFLSTGDVKPEDDQTTWWVPLSLKGKTGSKGIEPLALTTKESTIDGVSNDFYQLNAGATGFYRVNYPESRLKRLGTQLDHLTTEDKIFITGSAADLAFSGHATTAALLSFVQGLKQETHYRVLSQALDSLATIKSIFGDDEQVKAGLEKLTLEVIDNALKTVGWEAKEGEDFNTGLLRKRLLLTAVSNSHEEIRKGAFERWSAYQANPEQSPIPANLRAPVYHSAIVTDPANAVAALKKEWYTTPAIDGKEICLQALGRTTDVEVIKKVLLPFLFNSSPPAAAADSIPGADMHILSGMFAGNRAARPLMWAYIRDNWDEFTGKLAGNPILVDRMINVSLPKFNDLETLKEIEAFFAGKDTKGFDRTLEQVKDKIRGRAAYKTRDAEGVKQWLVSNGYA from the exons GAGAGCTACCCCGCGTCGACTGCCCATTCGCCCGTCACCAGCTGTCGCTCTCACGAGCTTCCGATCTTGCTCTCACGCCTCGCACCAGAGGAGACGAGCAGCCATGACGGACAGAGACATTCTCCCTGACACCTTCAAGCCGGTCCACTACGACCTGGTGATTACGGACCTGGACTTCACGACCTGGTCATACAAGGGCACCGTCAC CATTGAAGGTCAACTCaccaagcccaccaccgAGATTGTCCTCAACACTCTCGAGCTCAAGCTTCTCAACTCCAGGATTGAAATTAGCCAGAGCAAGAGTGATCAGTCATGGGAGTCCAGCAACTTCACCGAGGACACCAAGTCCCAGCggtccaccatcacctttgCCGAGCAGTTGCCGGCATCCCCCAAGGCCTCGCTGACCGTCGAGTTCACCGGCGAGCTCAACCATGACATGGCCGGCTTTTACCGCAGCCAGTACAAGCCCGTTGCTCCCCCGGCCGCCAGTGTTCCCCACGATGATGAGTTTTACTACATGCTCAGCACTCAATTCGAGTCTTGTGATGCCCGCCGCGCTTTCCCCTGCTTTGACGAGCCCAACCTCAAGGCGACCTTTGACTTCGCCATCGAGATTCCCGACGACCAAGTGGCCCTGTCCAACATGCCTGTTAAGGAGACCAAGCCGGCCACCCAAGGAAAGAAGCTTGTTTCCTTCGAGCGCAGTCCCATCATGAGCACCTACTTGTTGGCCTGGGCtgttggtgattttgagCACATTGAAGCTTTTACCGACAGAGAGTACAATGGAAAGAAGATTCCTGTTCGTGTGTACACCACTCGCGGTCTAAAGGAGCAAGGTCAATGGGCCCTTCAGCACGCTCCCAAGATCATTGACTACTTTTCCGAGCGGTTTGAGATTGACTATCCACTTCCAAAGAGCGACATTCTCGCCGTACACGAGTTTACTCACGGAGCCATGGAGAACTGGGGTCTGGTTACTTACCGCATGACAGCCATCCTTTTTGACGAGAAGCTGTCCGAGGCTCGCTTCAGGAACCGCATCGCTTATGTCGTTGCCCACGAGCTCGCCCATCAGTGGTTTGGCAACCTCGTCACCATGGACTGGTGGGACGAGTTGTGGCTCAACGAGGGCTTTGCCACTTGGGCCGGTTGGTTGGCAACCGACCATCTTCACCCTGACTGGGATGTGTGGCCGCAATTCATCAATGAGGGGATGGACCAAGCCTTTTCCCTGGATGCCGTTCGGTCTTCCCACCCTATTCAGGTTGAGGTCCGCGACGCGCTGGATGTGAACCAAATTTTTGACAAGATCAGTTATCTGAAGGGCTGCTCCATGATCCGCATGTTGGCGTCCCACCTCGGCGTCAAGACTTTCCTCAAGGGTATTGCCATCTATCTCAAGAAGCATCAGTACAGCAACGCCAAGACGGAGGCTCTGTGGGCCGCTCTGAGCGAAGCATCCGGCACCGATGTCAACACTCTGATGCAGAATTGGATCGAAAAAGTCGGCTTCCCTGTCCTGACGGTCACCGAGGAAGACCAAAGGATTTCTGTGAAGCAGTCCCGTTTCTTGTCTACTGGTGATGTCAAGCCCGAGGACGACCAGACCACCTGGTGGGTGCCACTTTCCCTCAAGGGAAAGACGGGATCCAAGGGAATCGAGCCGCTGgcgctcaccaccaaggagTCTACCATTGATGGTGTCAGCAACGACTTTTATCAGCTCAACGCAGGCGCTACTGGTTTTTACCGTGTCAACTACCCCGAGTCCCGGCTCAAGCGTCTCGGCACCCAGCTCGACCATCTCACAACAGAGGACAAGATCTTTATCACTGGATCTGCTGCCGACCTTGCATTTTCAGGCCATGCCACCACAGCTGCTCTCCTGTCCTTTGTGCAAGGCTTAAAGCAGGAGACTCACTACCGCGTGCTCAGCCAGGCTTTGGACTCTCTCGCAACAATCAAGTCTATCTTTGGTGATGACGAGCAAGTCAAGGCTGGCTTGGAAAAGCTCACCCTTGAGGTCATTGACAACGCTCTCAAGACGGTGGGATGGGAAGccaaggagggcgaggactTCAACACTGGTCTGCTTCGCAAGAGGTTGCTTCTCACGGCGGTGTCTAACTCGCATGAAGA AATTCGCAAGGGTGCTTTTGAAAGGTGGTCAGCGTACCAGGCCAACCCCGAGCAGTCGCCCATCCCAGCCAACCTCCGTGCGCCCGTATACCACTCCGCCATCGTCACAGACCCGGCCAATGCTGTGGCTGCgctgaagaaggagtggTACACTACCCCAGCTATTGACGGCAAAGAAATCTgcctccaagctctcggcCGCACCACGGACGTCgaggtcatcaagaaggtccTGCTGCCCTTCCTTTTCaactcttctcctccggcagCAGCGGCCGATTCGATCCCCGGCGCCGATATGCACATTCTCTCTGGCATGTTTGCTGGCAACCGCGCGGCCAGGCCGCTGATGTGGGCGTACATCCGTGACAACTGGGATGAGTTTACCGGCAAGTTGGCGGGCAACCCTATTCTTGTGGACCGCATGATCAACGTGAGCTTGCCCAAGTTTAACGATCTTGAGACgctcaaggagattgaggcGTTCTTTGCTGGCAAGGACACCAAGGGCTTTGACCGGACACTGGAGcaggtcaaggacaagatTCGCGGACGCGCGGCATACAAGACGAGGGACGCCGAGGGTGTCAAGCAGTGGCTTGTCAGCAACGGGTATGCTTAA